A single window of Micromonas commoda chromosome 6, complete sequence DNA harbors:
- a CDS encoding predicted protein: protein MSLLLRHAGVGSLTAADSRLPPQVKRRTMTAIELERANLAKVKASSKLVKRFGYHEQVERGRKPSSTSRTTTAPAKKENRGRDANAPALREGEWDSWDIAAPADGGGARPSSGDVPPWRTPARRLAECEAAATEAMENENWSAALSILTRCVPLAKAHAAAAEAVGGALTRVEATALSRAHFNIARVYERSRGVGLYAHSCTDSFADTMSRRAFRRDRDAQAAERDGLNEAVAHLRLAVASASVSSRSTGDDSSGRVARALAECKLRARAELGPKLLAVGDVADAAEVARRGLASCAESRVDGDEGKDEDEDAGAPRVGTRRDAATFLFLAGDCERALGEAAADAATRARRAKRECARGHDRERRAAMDAARRAAIAEAEDVAANAKRVAARAALYERTSHTHTEGEKARREKTAALATAMAHSGAAAEMIATEGAGAAQLAAASRPGYLHNDYAAAAAFAARAEEELAAHERARTNAKAEARRRFVSAESFYARAERALLGRDGRTRGVDEGGREPSLLDADAVRLGDARRALRRAERDWPRAAEQCELLLALAEANGGVLPGRTNVTTYRGSDGSDEDGDAVAALQSELAEICVAGKMFERARAWAQAAVATTEARAAFALSKLGDEKSGTKPRHSRASIRARLNLAAIVAKSGDVLGAVDAFRKIADDVTAYRVFPEVSLERAECYSALGGACFAASDRAVPDGDEKSAPGDGDGDGDDGDDGDEYDDAREELSRRRRRRARAASLALLAEADSSYELAAKIFRSIEGSVGSAAYEELVVRMDLVDDAIAEERRKGREDRERASL, encoded by the coding sequence ATGTCGTTGTTGCTTCGGCATGCAGGGGTTGGCTCGCTCACGGCCGCGGACTCCCGACTTCCTCCGCAGGTGAAGAGACGGACGATGACGGCCATcgagctcgaacgcgcgaacctcgcgaagGTCAAGGCGTCCAGCAAGCTCGTCAAGCGATTCGGCTACCACGAACAGGTGGAGCGCGGGCGCAAACCTTCGTCCACctctcggacgacgacggcacccgcgaagaaggagaatcgagggcgcgacgcgaacgcgccggctCTTCGCGAGGGCGAGTGGGACTCCTGGGAcatcgccgccccggccgacggcggcggcgcgcgacctTCCTCCGGTGACGTCCCACCGTGGcgcacccccgcgcgtcgactcgccgagtgcgaagccgccgcgacggaggcgatgGAAAACGAAAActggtccgccgcgctctccatCTTGACGCGATGCGTCCCGCTGGCCAAGGCGCacgcggcagccgccgaggccgtcggcggtgcgctcacccgcgtcgaggccACGGCGCTGTCCCGCGCGCACTTTAACATCGCCAGGGTGTACgagcgaagccgcggcgttggactCTACGCGCACAGCTGTACGGATTCGTTCGCCGACACGATGAGCCGACGAGCTTTTCGCAGGGACAGAGACGCGCAGgcggccgagcgcgacggcctCAACGAGGCGGTGGCCCACCTccggctcgccgtcgcctccgcgagtgtatcgtcgaggtcgacgggGGACGACTCgagcggtcgcgtcgcgagggcgctggcggagtGCAAACTTCGCGCCAGGGCGGAACTCGGCCCGAAGctgctcgccgtcggcgacgtggcggacgccgccgaggtggcgcgCAGGGGCCTCGCGTCCTGCGCCGAAAgtcgcgtcgacggggacgaaggaaaagacgaagacgaagacgcgggcgcgcctcGGGTGGGGACCCGacgggacgccgcgacgttccTGTTCCTCGCCGGGGAttgcgagcgcgcgctgggcgaggcggctgccgacgccgcgacgcgggccaGACGGGCCAAACGAGAGTGCGCGCGCGGACAcgatcgcgagcgacgagccgcgatggacgcggcgagacgcgccgccatcgcggaagccgaggacgtcgccgcgaacgccaaacgagtcgccgcgagagccgcgctGTACGAGCGCACGTCCCACACGCACACCGAGGGGGAGAAGGCGAGGCGGGAAaagacggcggcgttggcgacggcgatggcgcactcgggggcggcggcggagatgatcgcgacggagggggcgggcgcggcacagctggcggcggcttcgaggcCCGGATATTTGCACAACGactacgccgccgccgccgcgttcgcggcgcgggcggaggaggagctcgcggcgcacgagcgGGCTCGGACAAACGCCAAGGCCGAGGCGAGGAGACGGTTCGTATCCGCCGAGTCGTTTTACGCTCGAGCGGAACGCGCGTTGTTGGGTCGCGACGGTCGCACGCGCGGTGTCGACGAGGGGGGACGCGAACCGTCGTTGCTGGACGCCGACGctgtccgcctcggcgacgcgcggcgtgcgctccgccgcgccgaacgcgattggccgagggcggcggagcagtGCGAGCTGCtgctggcgctggcggaggcaAACGGCGGGGTCTTACCGGGCCGGACGAATGTGACGACTTATCGGGGAagcgacgggagcgacgaggacggcgacgccgtggcggcgcttcagtcggagctcgcggagattTGCGTCGCCGGGAAGATGTTCGAAAGGGCTCGCGCGtgggcgcaggcggcggtggcgacgacggaggctcgcgccgcatTCGCCCTCTCGAAGCTCGGGGATGAAAAGTCGGGAACGAAACCCCGGCACTCGCGGGCGTCCATCCGCGCGAGACTGAACCtggcggcgatcgtcgccaaGTCCggggacgtcctcggcgcggtggacgcgttcaGGAAGATCGCGGATGACGTCACGGCGTATCGCGTGTTTCCGGAGGTGTCGTTGGAGAGGGCTGAGTGTTACTCGGCGCTAGGAGGCGCGtgcttcgcggcgagcgatcgcgccgtcccggacggggacgaaaagtcggcacccggggacggggacggggacggggacgacggggacgacggggacgagtacgacgacgcgagggaggaactttcgcgaaggcgtcggcgccgcgctcgggccgcgtcgctcgcgctgctcgccgaggccgactCGAGttacgagctcgcggcgaaaaTCTTTCGCTCGATCGAGGGGAGCGTCGGttccgccgcgtacgaggaGCTGGTGGTTCGCATGGacctcgtggacgacgcgatcgcggaggagaggcgcaagggacgcgaggaccgcgagaGGGCGTCGCTGTAG
- a CDS encoding predicted protein, giving the protein MAGRGEACYFPRDLTKGSYGGDVHCFQQYLSHKGYLLDEPTGYFGERTATATRRWQRDNGIGGDDAGDFGEWSRERYAATHGLPLPSEGRIFKDAKSDEVREARKKIFQIDRRDNRVQ; this is encoded by the coding sequence ATGGCGGGCAGAGGGGAGGCGTGCTACTTCCCCAGGGACCTCACGAAGGGTTCCTACGGCGGAGACGTGCACTGCTTCCAGCAGTACCTGTCTCACAAGGGCTACCTGCTGGACGAGCCCACGGGGTACTTTGGCgagaggacggcgacggcgacgaggcggtggcaGAGGGACAACGGCattggcggcgacgacgccggggacttCGGGGAGTGGTCGCGGGAAAGgtacgccgcgacgcacggccTCCCGCTGCCCAGCGAGGGGAGGATCTTCAAGGATGCCAAGTCGGATGAGGTGAGAGAAGCACGGAAAAAGATTTTTCAgatcgatcgccgcgacaACCGCGTCCAATAG
- the CHLG gene encoding chlorophyll synthetase (TargeT and ChloroP predict 68aa cTP) yields MAAVAFTPVSIQASAARPRATVRGARAVRAVSGLGSSAALAPRPSAMRALGLGVAPRRGARSADLAVRAMADEEKDDKGAGVKQLLGIRGGERTDDIWKIRLQLTKPVTWVPLIWGVMCGAAASGHYTWTPENVGKAMLCMFMSGPLLTGYTQTINDWEDREIDAINEPDRPIPSGAISEFDVQVQIYVLLFGGWACAWTLDQWCEHDFPIVTALTLFGSWISYIYSAPPLKLKQEGWRGNYALGASYIALPWWAGQAVFGELSLDVMVMTVLYSIAGLGIAIVNDFKSIEGDRQMGLMSLPVAFGVEKAKWICVGSIDATQLAVAGYLRAIGEVGYSNMLLALIFPQIFFQFKFFLPDPIKNDVKYQASAQPFLVFGLLTTGLAWGHHINAIGA; encoded by the exons ATGGCCGCCGTGGCGTTCACCCCCGTCTCCATCcaggcgtccgccgccaggccccgcgccaccgttcgcggcgcgcgcgccgtccgcgccgtctccggcctcggctcctccgccgctctcgcgcctcgcccgtccgcgatgcgcgcgctcggtctcggagtcgcgccccgccgcggcgcccgctccgctgacctcgccgtccgcgcaatggcggacgaggagaaggatgacaagggcgccggcgtcaagcagctcctcggcatccgcggcggcgagcgcaccGACGACATCTGGAAGATCCGCCTGCAGCTCACCAAGCCCGTGACCTGGGTGCCGCTCATCTGGGGCGTCAtgtgcggcgccgccgcgtccggccaCTACACCTGGACCCCGGAGAACGTCGGCAAGGCCATGCTCTGCATGTTCATGTCCGGTCCCCTCCTCACCG GCTACACCCAGACCATCAACGACTGGGAGGACCGCGAGATCGACGCCATCAACGAGCCCGACCGTCCGATCCCCTCCGGCGCCATCTCCGAGTTCGACGTCCAAGTGCAGATCTACGTCCTGCTCTTCGGCGGGTGggcgtgcgcgtggacgcTCGATCAGTGGTGCGAGCACGATTTCCCAATCGTCACAGCGCTCACCTTGTTCGGCAGCTGGATCTCGTACATCTACTCGGCGCCTCCGCTGAAGCTGAAGCAGGAGGGTTGGAGGGGTAACtacgccctcggcgcgtcctACATCGCGCTGCCCTGGTGGGCGGGCCAGGCGGTCTTCGGAGAGCTCTCCTTGGACGTCATGGTGATGACGGTGCTGTACTCCATCGCGGGCCTGGGCATCGCCATCGTCAACGACTTCAAGTCCATCGAGGGTGACAGGCAGATGGGCCTGATGTCCCTGCCCGTGGCGTTCGGcgtggagaaggcgaagTGGATCTGCGTGGGCTCCATCGACGCCAcgcagctcgcggtggcgggaTACCTGCGAGCCATCGGCGAGGTGGGCTACTCGAACATGCTCCTGGCGCTCATCTTCCCCCAGATTTTCTTCCAGTTCAAGTTCTTCCTCCCGGATCCCATCAAGAACGACGTCAAGTACCAGGCCAGCGCGCAGCCCTTCCTGGTGTTCGGCCTGCTCACCACCGGCCTGGCGTGGGGTCACCACATCAACGCCATCGGCGCTTAA
- a CDS encoding predicted protein, protein MEDLAAVIAAKARAAAAKMSELQGVIPPLARGQAVDWSRPLNAAPEPDPSTAVRMLPDATGDAETSRPTTTTSTTTSTSHRVNGALVPVSGAHAAANGTQLTLAAYRERTLIAEAKKRKRREGSRWAPLLVDEDEECREGRLLAYKSRIDALTCAMESPVPIARRLPPVKERSPSPPPRYDRSTGQRINTREQRVFDAWDTERRECVAKALEMDPLFKPPAGHRPLVHELRLYVPHKQYPGYNFTGLIIGPRGSTQKRLEKETGAYIRIRGREMHKEGTLRPPLVVGVDDGRDDELHVHISADTVEKVDAAARMVHPLLTPLDPDQNPHKQKQLRELAEINGTVYDVGRLEKQRLAQEEEAKNDYKLSGEMQVKVDAMYRKDVAAKLAAEGKVVDGDGGKGLDDEYENFLSELTGNLGEGAVPGHESKQSVTANNAAKAGASIPGVDAATIATAARNPWALPHLPLNVPNAHATPVHAHPPSGPGWAPGAAPEHLRKRQQPAMPPPAGPAPGAATSSKPVATTPAEVYIPSTLAIDARLALSGLYGAGIAAAAAVTNSVAARRVGGSAGGEYGTAVAGGGSEVKGREGAVVVPAGAAAAVGDASADGEIPEEAVDDEYARMMAELGG, encoded by the coding sequence ATGGAggatctcgccgcggtgatcgccgccaaggcgcgggcggcggcggcgaagatgagCGAGCTCCAGGGCGTcatcccgccgctcgcgcgaggCCAGGCGGTGGACTGGAGCAGGCCGCTGAACGCGGCACCCGAGCCAGATCCGTCCACGGCTGTGCGCATGCTCCcggacgcgaccggcgacgcggagacctcgaggccgacgacgacgacgtcgacgacgacgtcgacgagccaCAGGGTGAATGGCGCGCTGGTACCCGTGagcggcgcgcacgccgccgcgaacgggacGCAGctcacgctcgccgcgtaccGCGAGCGGACCctcatcgcggaggcgaagaagcgaAAGCGCCGGGAGGGATCTCGGTGGGCCCCGCtgctcgtggacgaagacgaggagtgccgcgagggccgcctcctcgcgtaCAAGTCCcgcatcgacgcgctcacgTGCGCGATGGAGAGCCCGGTGCCCAtcgcgaggaggctgccCCCCGTGAAGGAGCGATCGCCGagtccgcccccgcggtaCGATCGATCCACGGGCCAGAGGATCAACACCCGCGAGCAGCGAGTGTTCGACGCGTGGGAcaccgagcgacgcgagtgCGTGGCCAAGGCGCTGGAGATGGACCCGCTGTTCAAGCCCCCGGCGGGACACAGGCCCTTGGTGCACGAGCTCCGCCTGTACGTGCCGCACAAGCAGTACCCGGGGTACAACTTTACGGGTCTGATCATCGGCCCGCGGGGGAGCACGCAGAAGCGGCTGGAGAAAGAGACGGGCGCGTACATACGCATCAGGGGAAGGGAGATGCACAAGGAGGGCACGCTCAGGCCTCCGCTTGTGGTGGGCGTggacgatggacgcgacgacgagctgcaCGTGCACATCAGCGCGGATACAGTCGAGAAAGTCGACGCAGCCGCGAGGATGGTCCACCCGCTTCTCACACCGTTGGACCCCGACCAGAACCCGCACAAGCAGAAGcagctgcgcgagctcgcggagatcAACGGTACCGTGTACGACGTGGGGAGGCTCGAGAAGCAGCGCCtggcgcaggaggaggaggcgaagaacgACTACAAACTCTCGGGCGAGATGCAGGTCAAGGTGGACGCGATGTATCGcaaagacgtcgccgccaagctcgcggcggagggcaaagtcgtcgacggcgacggcggcaagggactggacgacgagtacgagAACTTCCTCTCGGAGCTGACGGGGAACCTCGGGGAAGGTGCCGTGCCCGGTCACGAGTCGAAACAATCGGTCACGGCGAAtaacgcggcgaaggcgggcgCTTCGATTcccggggtggacgcggcgacgatcgcgacggcggcgaggaacccgTGGGCGCTGCCGCATCTGCCGTTGAACGTCCCAAACGCTCACGCGACTCCCGTTCACGCGCACCCGCCGAGCGGGCCGGGGtgggcgcccggcgccgcgcccgagcacCTCCGCAAGCGGCAGCAGCCGGCGatgccgccccccgcgggacCAGCCCCAGGCGCCGCGACTTCCTCAaagcccgtcgcgacgacgccggccgaGGTTTACATACCGTCCAcgctcgcgatcgacgcgaggctcgcgctgAGCGGGTTGTACGgcgccggcatcgccgcggcggcggcggtgacaaactcggtcgccgcgcggcgggtcggcggcTCGGCTGGCGGCGAATACGGCACAGCTGTGGCTGGCGGGGGTTCCGAGGTGAAgggtcgcgagggcgccgtcgtcgttcccgcgggggctgccgcggcggtcggggacgcgagcgcggatggGGAGATCCCGGAGGAggccgtggacgacgagtacgCGCGCATGATGGCGGAGCTGGGGGGTTGA
- a CDS encoding helicase (Has Dead and Helicase domains;DEAD/DEAH box helicase. Members of the Dead/deah family include the DEAD and DEAH box helicases. Helicases are involved in unwinding nucleic acids) — protein sequence MPKGGKKGGGAEASKLMKRRSASYEELQALDWSAVQNSTKVKYDPNRLIFGATEDGFMELEEIDMEEVNAMVGVTGGGGGASNAKDSSPSTPEDDAEPTKKPRKKEKGDAGAKKAAEEKQQSAAASLRRRSASFEELQAVDWNAVTKSTPVKYDPNRLIFGATEDGFMELEEIDMEEVNAMAIGRAAAASGGQRDVHAGSGSDDDDEGAEADGAPMSAKEARIAKRKARWKAKVEAAKQRKAEARARAADAPAPDAAKKSETDKADKSSIRDDADERYLSNDDDDDDDSASDDDGDDRTKPDATPAAAPTAEARGDAKAQGWQMDYNNYPTSGMGAVVDGVDLDAGADVSNWLQFDLHPKLLRALQDLGFSDPTPIQTECLNPAIKGRCDVIGAAETGSGKTLAFGLPILHRILTQRDEEADESASESEDAEQRERGGDGGGGGGAEGGAEGGAEGGADAEGDDPFALVLDGSGRAGADAGMKLDRKRRALRALILAPTRELAMQVCDMLKAVAKHTDVDVVPVVGGMSLQKQERLLRRRPEVVVATPGRLWELMHQQGHEHFVDLGRLNFLVLDEADRMVERGHFRELSDIIETLPIPPRIKRPPGAAKATPETLKVFKSRAGNADASSAPRGKKGGKGQKGGNAEIVDTDIVEEASGDGAAAVNLRPSQMLDRQTFVFSATLTVPDNVRRKLKKRQAQAFVSGEDKKKAASGASAGTLASLMEAVPFYGRVKLVDLTDQSQTVAKGVTESSLECTEDERDALLYHILSQEPGLVIVFVNAISALRRLLAILKTLRLPVEGLHGNMQQRARLKYLDRFKKGAGGGGKTSILVATDVAARGIDIKGVDLVVHYQVPMSADTYVHRSGRTGRANAEGASVMLVTPAERQRYRTLLRNLNREAPLPSFPTVESAVAEAKRRVAVARKLDKLVHAKQKDRAEAEWRRSNAQALGIELDSDEEGDAATVRVIENAKKSAKEKRKAKAARAFAKAAAKKAKKSEESEENADDSDSDSSGSDESSDDDIMDDLVAEGFDQDDQVSHARLGAYERTEAEESRLRAELDAMLATPLGVKAAGRLGAASVRYPSRGEGGAKLARDVAMREAAAAGGGDASSDGAPGSGGKVAAVRMLKAGREEMGAMGAAPGGARGKKRRRGGLAGARG from the exons ATGCCGAAGGGCGGtaagaagggcggcggggccgaGGCCTCGAAGCTCATGAAGCGTCGCTCCGCGTCCTACGAGGAGCTCCAGGCGCTCGATTGGAGCGCCGTGCAGAACTCGACGAAGGTGAAGTACGACCCCAACCGCCTCATCTTCGGCGCCACCGAGGACGGCTTCatggagctcgaggagatcgacatGGAGGAGGTGAACGCCATGGtgggcgtcaccggcggcggcggcggcgcatccAACGCTAAGGACAGCTCCCCGTCCacccccgaggacgacgcggagcccACCAAGAAGCCGaggaagaaggagaagggcgacgccggcgcgaaaaaggccgccgaggagaagcagcagtcggcggcggcatcgctGCGGCGTCGCAGCGCGTCCttcgaggagctccaggCGGTGGACTGGAACGCGGTGACCAAGTCCACGCCGGTGAAGTACGACCCCAACCGCCTCATCTTCGGCGCCACCGAGGACGGCTTCatggagctcgaggagatcgacatGGAGGAGGTGAACGCCATGGCCATcggacgggcggcggcggcgagcggcggccaGCGGGACGTTCACGCAGGCTccggctccgacgacgacgacgaaggcgccgaagcggacggcgcgccgatgtccgcgaaggaggcgcgaATCGCAAAGCGCAAGGCGCGTTGGAAGGCCAAGGTGGAAGCCGCCAAGCAGCGCAAGGctgaggcgcgcgcgcgcgccgccgacgcccccgcacccgacgccgcgaagaaaaGCGAGACGGACAAAGCCGACAAATCATCCAtccgcgacgatgccgacgagCGATACCtctcgaacgacgacgacgacgacgacgactccgcctccgacgacgacggcgacgatcgaaCAAagccggacgcgacgcccgcggcggcacccaccgcggaggcccggggcgacgccaaggcgcagGGTTGGCAGATGGACTACAACAACTATCCGACGTCGGGGATGGGAGccgtcgtggacggcgtcgatctcgacgcgggcgccgacgtctcCAACTGGCTCCAGTTCGACCTCCACCCgaagctcctccgcgcgttACAGGACCTGGGGTTTTccgacccgacgccgatCCAAACCGAGTGCCTCAACCCGGCCATCAAGGGGAGGtgcgacgtcatcggcgcggcggagacggggaGCGGCAAGACTCTCGCGTTTGGGCTGCCGATTCTGCACAGGATCTTGACGCaacgcgacgaggaagcTGACGAATCGgcgtccgagtcggaggATGCCGAACAAAGAGagcggggcggggacggtggcgggggcgggggtgccgaggggggtgccgaggggggtgccgaggggggtgccgatgCCGAAGGGGACGATCCGTTCGCGTTGGTCCTCGACGGGAgcggccgcgcgggtgccgacgccgggATGAAACTCGATCGAAAGCGCCgagcgctccgcgcgctgatcctcgcgcccacgcgcgagctcgccatGCAGGTGTGCGACATGCTCAAAGCTGTGGCGAAGCACACCGACGTCGATGTCGTGCCGGTGGTTGGCGGGATGAGCCTCCAGAAGCAGGAGCGACTGCTCAGGCGTCGGCCGGAGGTTgtcgtcgccacccccggGCGGCTGTGGGAGCTCATGCACCAGCAGGGCCACGAGCACTTCGTCGACCTCGGCCGTCTCAACTTCCTGGtcctggacgaggcggatcGCATGGTCGAGCGAGGGCACTTCAGGGAGCTCAGCGACATCATCGAGACGCTTCCGATCCCGCCGAGGATCAAGcggccgccgggcgcggccaAAGCTACGCCGGAGACGCTCAAAGTTTTCAAAAGCCGAGCGGGaaacgccgacgcgagctcggcgccgcgcgggaagAAAGGAGGGAAAGGGCAAAAGGGAGGCAACGCGGAGATCGTGGACACCGACatcgtggaggaggcgagcggcgacggcgccgccgcggtcaaccTTCGACCGTCGCAGATGCTCGACAGGCAGACGTTcgtcttctccgcgacgctcACCGTGCCGGACAACGTGAGGCGAAAGCTGAAGAAGAGGCAGGCGCAGGCGTTCGTCTCGGGGGAGgacaagaagaaggcggcgagcggcgcgagcgcggggacgctcgcgtcgctcatgGAAGCCGTGCCGTTCTACGGCCGGGTCAAGCTGGTGGACCTGACGGATCAGAGCCAGACGGTGGCCAAGGGCGTCACCGAGAGTTCTCTCGAGTGCACCGAG gacgagcgcgacgcgctcctgtACCACATCCTGTCGCAGGAGCCCGGCCTGGTCATCGTGTTCGTCAacgccatctccgcgctgCGGCGACTGCTCGCGATTCTCAAGACGCTTCGACTTCCCGTGGAGGGTCTCCACGGCAACATGCAGCAACGCGCGCGACTCAAGTACCTCGACAGGTTCAAGaagggcgcgggtggcggcggtaAGACGTccatcctcgtcgccaccgacgtcgccgcgcgcgggatcgacaTCAAGGGCGTCGACCTCGTGGTTCACTACCAGGTGCCCATGTCCGCGGATACCTACGTGCACCGATCGGGGCGAACGGGTCGAGCcaacgcggagggcgcgtccGTGATGCTCGTCACCCCGGCGGAGCGTCAGCGGTACCGGACGCTGCTCAGGAACCTCAACCGCGAGgcgccgctgccgtcgtTTCCCACGGTGGAGAGCGCGGTGGCTGAGGCgaagcgtcgcgtcgccgtggcgcgTAAGCTCGACAAGCTGGTGCACGCCAAGCAGAaggaccgcgccgaggctgagtgGCGAAGGAGCAACGCGCAGGCGCTGGGAATCGAGCtcgactcggacgaggagggcgacgccgccaccgtgcGCGTCATCGAGAACGCCAAGAAGAGCGCCAAGGAGAAGCGCaaggcaaaggcggcgagggcattcgccaaagccgcggcgaagaaagCGAAGAAAAGCGAAGAAAGCGAAGAAAACGCCGAtgactcggactcggactcgtcTGGCTCGGACGAatcctccgacgacgacatcatggacgatctcgtcgccgagggtttTGACCAGGACGATCAGGTCTCGCACGCCAGGCTCGGCGCGTACGAGCGcaccgaggctgaggagtCGCGTCTGAgggccgagctcgacgcgatgtTGGCCACGCCGCTCGGGGTGAAGGCGGCTGgtcggctcggcgcggcgagcgtgagGTACCCGAGCCGCGGGGAGGGGGGTGCGAAGCTGgcgcgggacgtcgcgatgcgcgaggcggcggcggcgggcggcggggacgcgagcagcgacggcgctccGGGTTCTGGCGGGAAGGTGGCGGCTGTGCGGATGCTCAAAGCGGGACGCGAGGAGATGGGCGCGATGGGAGCAGCGCCGGGGGGCGCCAGGGGGAAGAAGCGTCGCAGGGGcgggctcgcgggcgcgcgcgggtga
- a CDS encoding predicted protein, which produces MRNALESRGSLGSQPREKGGRTSSTRESLQVLRRGSTNRRSAGIRHFAVAHEACSEAGHLSRGMGIKRRQDEYPLADFPVNIEILPRYPGDQISAVVSVSDSSKKSRKGYLAACSSERDIANRDAARQAAVTSGETELVAMLQSLPYPMNERKELMLLELNMLVRLNRCGMRDLWVKTSHSWTRNDPRRIVSTVAAAVGERSRLAVELMTHLVGVTFPTCSSASAMHHVFDCPGWLRSWCARHSVPCKDVSVLQLTLYDATGQSSNAMYFPLV; this is translated from the coding sequence atgcggaATGCGCTCGAGTCGAGAGGCTCGCTTGGTTCGCAACCCAGAGAAAAAGGCGGGAGAACTTCTTCAACCAGAGAATCGTTGCAGGTTTTGAGGCGAGGGTCAACCAACCGTCGCTCGGCGGGGATTCGCcacttcgccgtcgcgcacgaggcgTGCTCGGAGGCGGGTCACCTCTCGCGCGGCATGGGTATCAAGAGAAGGCAGGACGAGTATCCGCTCGCGGACTTTCCCGTGAACATCGAGATCCTCCCGCGGTACCCGGGCGACCAGATCTCCGCGGTCGTCTCGGTTTCTGATTCTTCCAAGAAATCGAGAAAGGGATACCTCGCCGCCTGTTCCTCCGAGCGGGATATCGCGAACCGCGATGCGGCGCGACAGGCGGCGGTCACGTCCGGTGAgacggagctcgtcgcgatgCTTCAGTCGCTCCCTTACCCCATGAACGAGCGCAAGGAGCTCATGCTGCTCGAGCTCAACATGCTCGTGCGGCTCAATCGGTGCGGGATGAGGGATCTGTGGGTGAAGACGAGCCACAGCTGGACGCGGAacgacccgcggcggatcgtatcgaccgtcgcggcggctgtgGGAGAGAGAtcgcgcctcgcggtggAGCTCATGACGCATCTCGTGGGCGTCACCTTCCCCACgtgctcgtcggcgagcgcgatgcaCCACGTCTTCGATTGTCCGGGATGGCTCAGATCGTGGTGCGCGAGGCATTCGGTGCCCTGCAAGGACGTCTCCGTGCTTCAGCTGACCCTCTACGACGCCACGGGGCAGAGCTCCAACGCGATGTACTTTCCCCTCGTGTGA